The genomic region AGTCGATTATGCGAGAAAATATATTAAGGCAAATGAAGCAATTGTTGAAGGCGAAATAGTAGCATACGATCCAGATACAGGAGAGCTTAGACCTTTCCAGGAATTAATGCATAGAAAAAGGAAACATGACATACATATTGCTATAAAAGAGGTTCCAGTAAAGGTGTACCTATTTGATCTATTATATGTTGACGGAGAAGATTATACTCTAAAACCTTTACCTGAGAGACGCGCTAAGCTAGTGGAAATAATAGAGCAAACAGAAACATTCCAGATCGCAGAATATATTAGAACAAATAATCCAGACGAGTTAGAGAAGTTCTTTCTCAAAGCAATAGAGGATGGCGCTGAAGGCGTAATGATTAAAGCCTTACATAAAAACGCTATTTATCAAGCTGGAACTCGTGGATGGCTATGGATCAAGTATAAGAGAGACTATAAGAGCGAAATGATCGATACAGTAGACTTAGTTGTTATAGGAGCATTTTATGGTAGAGGCCGTAGAGGAGGAAAATACGGCGCATTATTAATGGCATCTTATAATCCCGATAAAGACGTTTTCGAATCAGTATGCAAGGTGGGTAGTGGGTTCAAAGACGAAGATATAGATAAGCTACCGGAAATGTTGAAGCCATACATAATAGAGCATAAGCATCCAAGAGTGGTAGCACGCATGAAGCCTGACGTATGGGTTACACCTGCATTAGTAGCAGAGATCATAGGTGCAGAACTAACTTTATCACCTCTCCATACATGCTGTCTAGACATTATAAAGCCTGGAGTGGGAATATCCATTAGATTCCCAAGGTTTATACGGTGGAGACCGGATAAGGGACCAGAAGATGCTACTACCAGCCAAGAGCTTCTAGAAATGTATAAAAGACAACTAAAGAAATTATCTGAATAATCATTATAGAATAACATAGCTTGTTAGGATCAAAATAGTGAAAATAAGAGAGGTAAGTATATATGCCGATAATTACAGTGTTTGTTGGACCAGCAGGTTCAGGAAAAACAACTCTCGTAAAAACCTATTCTGAATGGCTTAGGAGAACATTATTTATGCATGTAGCAATAGTCAATCTTGATCCCGGTGTTGAAGAATTACCTTACAAGCCATTATTCGATATTCGTGAATGGTTCACACTACGAGATATTATGCGTAAATATAGATTAGGCCCTAATGGAGCATTTCTTAAAGCATCCGAAATGCTTATTTCAAAAATAAATGATCTCTTTAAACATACACCATTTAATGATATCACAAAATGGGATATGATCCTTATAGACACTCCTGGTCAAATGGAGGCTTTCATATTTAGACCTGTAAGTACGGTTTTCTTCAAAATTTTGACAAAGATATCTAACCCTGTTGTAGTGTTTGTTATTGATGCTTCAGCAATAGAAACATTATCGGATGCTGTAACACTATGGTTTCTGGGGGTTCTAACTCAAGCAAAGCTTGGATTGACCGTTGTTCCAGTAATTAATAAGATCGATATTGCTGGTAGTAACGAACTTGCACGGTTAATCGTTGAAGAGCCGGAGAAATTAGCTGAGATGGCTAAGCACTATAGTGAAGAAGGATTATTATCGGAGGTTGTACCGGAACTTGTAAGTATTGCTCTCAAAACCAAGGGTGCCTATAGACCAGTAATGGTTTCAGCTAAAAAAACTAATACAATGGAGGATTTACATTATTTGGTTCATGAAGCTTTCTGTACATGCGGAGATCTTACATGATCTCTGCGAAAATATTTTGAAGTCAACACTCTTTTATTTATGACATTATAATATTATATAATACTTGATATAGGGTGGTTATGTGGTATTTGGAACTTTAACATCTATATTATTAATTATAGGAGGAATAATAACTGCATTAGTCGGTAAATTCTTATTAAGACTTGTAGTAGGCGTAGCATCTGGAGGATTATTGGCTTATCTAATAGTTAAACTTGTCATGTTAATGAATGGAGGAGTATTGGCGGCCGTGATTTTAGGGGTGTTAGGTTTCATTATAGGATTCTTTATAGGATGGTTTATTATTAAACTAGCTCTATCAATTATCAGCGGTATAGCTATAGGTATAGTGATAGCGAGTTTTCTGGGCTTCATTAGTAATATAGGATTACTATTATTGACCGTTAT from Staphylothermus marinus F1 harbors:
- a CDS encoding ATP/GTP-binding protein encodes the protein MPIITVFVGPAGSGKTTLVKTYSEWLRRTLFMHVAIVNLDPGVEELPYKPLFDIREWFTLRDIMRKYRLGPNGAFLKASEMLISKINDLFKHTPFNDITKWDMILIDTPGQMEAFIFRPVSTVFFKILTKISNPVVVFVIDASAIETLSDAVTLWFLGVLTQAKLGLTVVPVINKIDIAGSNELARLIVEEPEKLAEMAKHYSEEGLLSEVVPELVSIALKTKGAYRPVMVSAKKTNTMEDLHYLVHEAFCTCGDLT